The following are encoded in a window of Rosa chinensis cultivar Old Blush chromosome 4, RchiOBHm-V2, whole genome shotgun sequence genomic DNA:
- the LOC112197661 gene encoding CWF19-like protein 2 isoform X1 has protein sequence MLAGVKFIPRDQIDKDENLNASAKKKQKKSSGNKKGKRRRERSSGYSSSDGEELERIKKGSKKKWYSSDEYSSSSYSSGNESEESSDQDRKKHLNKKKKRSSSSRKDYSSEDLSSASDSYSDRKDKRKKRSRKDGKKKSRDRGQGGMEDDEYSDGGKGTSTVKDGEIVRKKIGLEWMLRPEGKERTPTITVEDQPKETPVEETKKVNPRELNPYFKDEGSGYPEDNDEPKAGGDRLLPSSVVGDGGASWRLKALKRAKEQATREGQGLHEVVEERWGSLGKLAASLGSNKAAPSRAHLHAIQSRKKGVSEEQQPGSNNVTDKKDTSRPYLKDVSIRHPKMKEPKVQGSLSWGKQKGQKSRDVSTKDSALLADAVSSINRFSNDGSFLSELIRKQTNDSRNPVNENVLDTRKPSEASTASPKGELSANQLAAKAFQLRMKGKHEEAEELLKEVENLKAKQGGGDNPMRPQYERGTNRYAMQDMSLRQKKKDDDGDMHLAQKIMQNKKYSISGQADDEYDFDDGPIRKSKKKQGSDDRKVTQKNTFANRFSIQQERCLFCFENPKRPAHLVVAIGNYSYLMLPQQKPVVDGHCYILPMQHVPATRTLDDHVWEEIRNFKKCLIMMFAKQEKDVVFLETVMGLAQQRRHCIIECIPLPQDIAKDAPLYFKKAIDEAEDEWSQHNAKKLIDTSIKGLRGSVPANFPYFHVEFGLKKGFVHVIDDETQFNSSLGLNVIRGMLELPAEDMHRRGRYEPVEAQKQAVKRFDQDWAPFDWTKQLHQS, from the exons ATGCTTGCTGGAGTGAAGTTCATACCTCGAGACCAGATTGATAAA GATGAGAATTTGAATGCTTCTgcaaaaaagaaacagaagaagagcTCAGGTAATAAGAAGGGTAAGCGTAGGAGGGAAAGGAGTTCTGGATATAGTAGTTCGGATGGTGAAGAGCTTGAGAGAATAAAGAAGGGATCTAAAAAAAAGTGGTATTCATCGGATGAgtactcatcatcatcatattcttCGGGAAATGAAAGCGAGGAAAGTTCTGACCAAGATAGAAAGAAGCATCtgaataagaaaaagaagagatcgAGTAGCAGTAGAAAAGATTATAGTTCAGAAGATCTTTCATCTGCTTCTGATAGTTATTCTGATAGGAAAGACAAGCGCAAGAAGAGAAGCCGAAAAGATGGAAAGAAAAAGAGTAGAGATAGAGGTCAGGGTGGCATGGAGGATGATGAATATTCTG ACGGTGGTAAAGGAACTAGTACGGTGAAAGATGGGGAAATTGTGAGGAAGAAAATTGGGTTGGAGTGGATGCTTAGACCTGAAGGAAAAGAGAGAACACCTACTATTACTGTCGAGGACCAACCAAAAGAAACTCCAGTTGAAGAG ACAAAGAAGGTCAATCCTAGGGAATTAAATCCATATTTTAAGGATGAGGGAAGTGGTTATCCAGAAGACAATGATGAACCTAAAGCTGGTGGGGACCGACTTTTACCTTCCTCTGTTGTTGGGGATGGAGGTGCAAGTTGGAGACTTAAAGCATTGAAGCGGGCAAAAGAGCAAGCAACTCGAGAAGGACAAGGGCTCCACGAG GTTGTTGAGGAGCGTTGGGGTTCTCTCGGTAAACTAGCGGCCTCTTTGGGATCAAATAAAGCAGCCCCATCTCGTGCTCATCTACATGCAATACAAAGTAGAAAGAAAGGGGTGAGTGAGGAACAGCAGCCAGGTTCCAACAATGTCACAGATAAGAAG GACACTAGCCGGCCCTACCTAAAGGATGTATCAATCCGACATCCCAAAATGAAGGAGCCTAAAGTTCAAGGTTCTTTATCCTGGGGAAAGCAAAAGGGTCAAAAGAGTCGGGATGTCTCTACCAAGGACTCTGCTCTTCTAGCAGATGCAGTGTCTAGCATAAACAGGTTTTCCAATGATGGAAGCTTCCTGAGTGAACTTATTCGTAAGCAGACTAATGATTCTAGGAATCCTGTTAACGAAAATGTACTCGACACGAGAAAACCCAGCGAAGCCAGTACTGCTTCCCCTAAGGGTGAACTGAGTGCAAACCAGTTGGCAGCTAAGGCTTTTCAGCTTCGTATGAAAGGGAAGCATGAAGAAGCTGAAGAACTTCTG AAAGAAGTAGAAAACCTAAAGGCAAAGCAGGGTGGTGGAGATAATCCGATGAGACCACAATATGAAAGAGGTACAAACAG ATATGCTATGCAGGATATGTCTCTTcgtcaaaagaaaaaggatgatgatggtgaCATGCATCTAGCTCAAAAGATAATGCAGAACAAAAAATATAGTATATCTGGTCAGGCAGATGATGAATACGACTTTGATGATGGTCCAATCAGAAAGTCTAAAAAGAAGCAGGGAAGTGATGATCGCAAGGTCACCCAGAAGAACACATTTGCAAATCGTTTCTCCATTCAGCAAGAACGCTGCCTTTTCTGctttgaaaatccaaagagACCAGCGCATCTGGTTGTGGCAATTGGAAATTATTCATATTTGATGTTGCCACAGCAGAAGCCTGTTGTGGATGGTCATTGCTACATTTTGCCGATGCAG CATGTACCAGCCACAAGAACTCTTGATGATCATGTGTGGGAAGAAATTCGAAATTTCAAGAAATGCCTTATTATGATGTTTGCGAAGCAAGAGAAGGATGTTGTCTTCCTTGAAACAGTGATGGGGTTAGCTCAACAGCGCCGCCACTGTATAATTGAGTGTATTCCTTTGCCCCAGGATATAGCTAAAGATGCTCCCTTATATTTTAAAAAG GCAATTGATGAAGCTGAAGATGAGTGGAGTCAACACAATGCCAAAAAACTTATTGATACAAGCATAAAGGGATTGCGAGGTTCAGTTCCAGCTAATTTTCCATATTTTCACGTGGAGTTTGGTTTAAAGAAGGGGTTTGTCCACGTGATTGATGATGAGACACAGTTCAATAGCAGCCTTGGCCTGAATGTTATAAGAGGCATGCTAGAGTTGCCTGCAGAAGACATGCATCGCCGTGGACGATATGAGCCAGTGGAAGCGCAAAAGCAAGCCGTTAAGAGGTTTGATCAAGATTGGGCGCCGTTTGACTGGACAAAACAGCTTCATCAATCCTAA
- the LOC112197661 gene encoding CWF19-like protein 2 isoform X2 encodes MLAGVKFIPRDQIDKDENLNASAKKKQKKSSGNKKGKRRRERSSGYSSSDGEELERIKKGSKKKWYSSDEYSSSSYSSGNESEESSDQDRKKHLNKKKKRSSSSRKDYSSEDLSSASDSYSDRKDKRKKRSRKDGKKKSRDRGQGGMEDDEYSDGGKGTSTVKDGEIVRKKIGLEWMLRPEGKERTPTITVEDQPKETPVEEKVNPRELNPYFKDEGSGYPEDNDEPKAGGDRLLPSSVVGDGGASWRLKALKRAKEQATREGQGLHEVVEERWGSLGKLAASLGSNKAAPSRAHLHAIQSRKKGVSEEQQPGSNNVTDKKDTSRPYLKDVSIRHPKMKEPKVQGSLSWGKQKGQKSRDVSTKDSALLADAVSSINRFSNDGSFLSELIRKQTNDSRNPVNENVLDTRKPSEASTASPKGELSANQLAAKAFQLRMKGKHEEAEELLKEVENLKAKQGGGDNPMRPQYERGTNRYAMQDMSLRQKKKDDDGDMHLAQKIMQNKKYSISGQADDEYDFDDGPIRKSKKKQGSDDRKVTQKNTFANRFSIQQERCLFCFENPKRPAHLVVAIGNYSYLMLPQQKPVVDGHCYILPMQHVPATRTLDDHVWEEIRNFKKCLIMMFAKQEKDVVFLETVMGLAQQRRHCIIECIPLPQDIAKDAPLYFKKAIDEAEDEWSQHNAKKLIDTSIKGLRGSVPANFPYFHVEFGLKKGFVHVIDDETQFNSSLGLNVIRGMLELPAEDMHRRGRYEPVEAQKQAVKRFDQDWAPFDWTKQLHQS; translated from the exons ATGCTTGCTGGAGTGAAGTTCATACCTCGAGACCAGATTGATAAA GATGAGAATTTGAATGCTTCTgcaaaaaagaaacagaagaagagcTCAGGTAATAAGAAGGGTAAGCGTAGGAGGGAAAGGAGTTCTGGATATAGTAGTTCGGATGGTGAAGAGCTTGAGAGAATAAAGAAGGGATCTAAAAAAAAGTGGTATTCATCGGATGAgtactcatcatcatcatattcttCGGGAAATGAAAGCGAGGAAAGTTCTGACCAAGATAGAAAGAAGCATCtgaataagaaaaagaagagatcgAGTAGCAGTAGAAAAGATTATAGTTCAGAAGATCTTTCATCTGCTTCTGATAGTTATTCTGATAGGAAAGACAAGCGCAAGAAGAGAAGCCGAAAAGATGGAAAGAAAAAGAGTAGAGATAGAGGTCAGGGTGGCATGGAGGATGATGAATATTCTG ACGGTGGTAAAGGAACTAGTACGGTGAAAGATGGGGAAATTGTGAGGAAGAAAATTGGGTTGGAGTGGATGCTTAGACCTGAAGGAAAAGAGAGAACACCTACTATTACTGTCGAGGACCAACCAAAAGAAACTCCAGTTGAAGAG AAGGTCAATCCTAGGGAATTAAATCCATATTTTAAGGATGAGGGAAGTGGTTATCCAGAAGACAATGATGAACCTAAAGCTGGTGGGGACCGACTTTTACCTTCCTCTGTTGTTGGGGATGGAGGTGCAAGTTGGAGACTTAAAGCATTGAAGCGGGCAAAAGAGCAAGCAACTCGAGAAGGACAAGGGCTCCACGAG GTTGTTGAGGAGCGTTGGGGTTCTCTCGGTAAACTAGCGGCCTCTTTGGGATCAAATAAAGCAGCCCCATCTCGTGCTCATCTACATGCAATACAAAGTAGAAAGAAAGGGGTGAGTGAGGAACAGCAGCCAGGTTCCAACAATGTCACAGATAAGAAG GACACTAGCCGGCCCTACCTAAAGGATGTATCAATCCGACATCCCAAAATGAAGGAGCCTAAAGTTCAAGGTTCTTTATCCTGGGGAAAGCAAAAGGGTCAAAAGAGTCGGGATGTCTCTACCAAGGACTCTGCTCTTCTAGCAGATGCAGTGTCTAGCATAAACAGGTTTTCCAATGATGGAAGCTTCCTGAGTGAACTTATTCGTAAGCAGACTAATGATTCTAGGAATCCTGTTAACGAAAATGTACTCGACACGAGAAAACCCAGCGAAGCCAGTACTGCTTCCCCTAAGGGTGAACTGAGTGCAAACCAGTTGGCAGCTAAGGCTTTTCAGCTTCGTATGAAAGGGAAGCATGAAGAAGCTGAAGAACTTCTG AAAGAAGTAGAAAACCTAAAGGCAAAGCAGGGTGGTGGAGATAATCCGATGAGACCACAATATGAAAGAGGTACAAACAG ATATGCTATGCAGGATATGTCTCTTcgtcaaaagaaaaaggatgatgatggtgaCATGCATCTAGCTCAAAAGATAATGCAGAACAAAAAATATAGTATATCTGGTCAGGCAGATGATGAATACGACTTTGATGATGGTCCAATCAGAAAGTCTAAAAAGAAGCAGGGAAGTGATGATCGCAAGGTCACCCAGAAGAACACATTTGCAAATCGTTTCTCCATTCAGCAAGAACGCTGCCTTTTCTGctttgaaaatccaaagagACCAGCGCATCTGGTTGTGGCAATTGGAAATTATTCATATTTGATGTTGCCACAGCAGAAGCCTGTTGTGGATGGTCATTGCTACATTTTGCCGATGCAG CATGTACCAGCCACAAGAACTCTTGATGATCATGTGTGGGAAGAAATTCGAAATTTCAAGAAATGCCTTATTATGATGTTTGCGAAGCAAGAGAAGGATGTTGTCTTCCTTGAAACAGTGATGGGGTTAGCTCAACAGCGCCGCCACTGTATAATTGAGTGTATTCCTTTGCCCCAGGATATAGCTAAAGATGCTCCCTTATATTTTAAAAAG GCAATTGATGAAGCTGAAGATGAGTGGAGTCAACACAATGCCAAAAAACTTATTGATACAAGCATAAAGGGATTGCGAGGTTCAGTTCCAGCTAATTTTCCATATTTTCACGTGGAGTTTGGTTTAAAGAAGGGGTTTGTCCACGTGATTGATGATGAGACACAGTTCAATAGCAGCCTTGGCCTGAATGTTATAAGAGGCATGCTAGAGTTGCCTGCAGAAGACATGCATCGCCGTGGACGATATGAGCCAGTGGAAGCGCAAAAGCAAGCCGTTAAGAGGTTTGATCAAGATTGGGCGCCGTTTGACTGGACAAAACAGCTTCATCAATCCTAA
- the LOC112197661 gene encoding CWF19-like protein 2 isoform X3, translating to MLAGVKFIPRDQIDKDENLNASAKKKQKKSSGNKKGKRRRERSSGYSSSDGEELERIKKGSKKKWYSSDEYSSSSYSSGNESEESSDQDRKKHLNKKKKRSSSSRKDYSSEDLSSASDSYSDRKDKRKKRSRKDGKKKSRDRGQGGMEDDEYSDGGKGTSTVKDGEIVRKKIGLEWMLRPEGKERTPTITVEDQPKETPVEEVNPRELNPYFKDEGSGYPEDNDEPKAGGDRLLPSSVVGDGGASWRLKALKRAKEQATREGQGLHEVVEERWGSLGKLAASLGSNKAAPSRAHLHAIQSRKKGVSEEQQPGSNNVTDKKDTSRPYLKDVSIRHPKMKEPKVQGSLSWGKQKGQKSRDVSTKDSALLADAVSSINRFSNDGSFLSELIRKQTNDSRNPVNENVLDTRKPSEASTASPKGELSANQLAAKAFQLRMKGKHEEAEELLKEVENLKAKQGGGDNPMRPQYERGTNRYAMQDMSLRQKKKDDDGDMHLAQKIMQNKKYSISGQADDEYDFDDGPIRKSKKKQGSDDRKVTQKNTFANRFSIQQERCLFCFENPKRPAHLVVAIGNYSYLMLPQQKPVVDGHCYILPMQHVPATRTLDDHVWEEIRNFKKCLIMMFAKQEKDVVFLETVMGLAQQRRHCIIECIPLPQDIAKDAPLYFKKAIDEAEDEWSQHNAKKLIDTSIKGLRGSVPANFPYFHVEFGLKKGFVHVIDDETQFNSSLGLNVIRGMLELPAEDMHRRGRYEPVEAQKQAVKRFDQDWAPFDWTKQLHQS from the exons ATGCTTGCTGGAGTGAAGTTCATACCTCGAGACCAGATTGATAAA GATGAGAATTTGAATGCTTCTgcaaaaaagaaacagaagaagagcTCAGGTAATAAGAAGGGTAAGCGTAGGAGGGAAAGGAGTTCTGGATATAGTAGTTCGGATGGTGAAGAGCTTGAGAGAATAAAGAAGGGATCTAAAAAAAAGTGGTATTCATCGGATGAgtactcatcatcatcatattcttCGGGAAATGAAAGCGAGGAAAGTTCTGACCAAGATAGAAAGAAGCATCtgaataagaaaaagaagagatcgAGTAGCAGTAGAAAAGATTATAGTTCAGAAGATCTTTCATCTGCTTCTGATAGTTATTCTGATAGGAAAGACAAGCGCAAGAAGAGAAGCCGAAAAGATGGAAAGAAAAAGAGTAGAGATAGAGGTCAGGGTGGCATGGAGGATGATGAATATTCTG ACGGTGGTAAAGGAACTAGTACGGTGAAAGATGGGGAAATTGTGAGGAAGAAAATTGGGTTGGAGTGGATGCTTAGACCTGAAGGAAAAGAGAGAACACCTACTATTACTGTCGAGGACCAACCAAAAGAAACTCCAGTTGAAGAG GTCAATCCTAGGGAATTAAATCCATATTTTAAGGATGAGGGAAGTGGTTATCCAGAAGACAATGATGAACCTAAAGCTGGTGGGGACCGACTTTTACCTTCCTCTGTTGTTGGGGATGGAGGTGCAAGTTGGAGACTTAAAGCATTGAAGCGGGCAAAAGAGCAAGCAACTCGAGAAGGACAAGGGCTCCACGAG GTTGTTGAGGAGCGTTGGGGTTCTCTCGGTAAACTAGCGGCCTCTTTGGGATCAAATAAAGCAGCCCCATCTCGTGCTCATCTACATGCAATACAAAGTAGAAAGAAAGGGGTGAGTGAGGAACAGCAGCCAGGTTCCAACAATGTCACAGATAAGAAG GACACTAGCCGGCCCTACCTAAAGGATGTATCAATCCGACATCCCAAAATGAAGGAGCCTAAAGTTCAAGGTTCTTTATCCTGGGGAAAGCAAAAGGGTCAAAAGAGTCGGGATGTCTCTACCAAGGACTCTGCTCTTCTAGCAGATGCAGTGTCTAGCATAAACAGGTTTTCCAATGATGGAAGCTTCCTGAGTGAACTTATTCGTAAGCAGACTAATGATTCTAGGAATCCTGTTAACGAAAATGTACTCGACACGAGAAAACCCAGCGAAGCCAGTACTGCTTCCCCTAAGGGTGAACTGAGTGCAAACCAGTTGGCAGCTAAGGCTTTTCAGCTTCGTATGAAAGGGAAGCATGAAGAAGCTGAAGAACTTCTG AAAGAAGTAGAAAACCTAAAGGCAAAGCAGGGTGGTGGAGATAATCCGATGAGACCACAATATGAAAGAGGTACAAACAG ATATGCTATGCAGGATATGTCTCTTcgtcaaaagaaaaaggatgatgatggtgaCATGCATCTAGCTCAAAAGATAATGCAGAACAAAAAATATAGTATATCTGGTCAGGCAGATGATGAATACGACTTTGATGATGGTCCAATCAGAAAGTCTAAAAAGAAGCAGGGAAGTGATGATCGCAAGGTCACCCAGAAGAACACATTTGCAAATCGTTTCTCCATTCAGCAAGAACGCTGCCTTTTCTGctttgaaaatccaaagagACCAGCGCATCTGGTTGTGGCAATTGGAAATTATTCATATTTGATGTTGCCACAGCAGAAGCCTGTTGTGGATGGTCATTGCTACATTTTGCCGATGCAG CATGTACCAGCCACAAGAACTCTTGATGATCATGTGTGGGAAGAAATTCGAAATTTCAAGAAATGCCTTATTATGATGTTTGCGAAGCAAGAGAAGGATGTTGTCTTCCTTGAAACAGTGATGGGGTTAGCTCAACAGCGCCGCCACTGTATAATTGAGTGTATTCCTTTGCCCCAGGATATAGCTAAAGATGCTCCCTTATATTTTAAAAAG GCAATTGATGAAGCTGAAGATGAGTGGAGTCAACACAATGCCAAAAAACTTATTGATACAAGCATAAAGGGATTGCGAGGTTCAGTTCCAGCTAATTTTCCATATTTTCACGTGGAGTTTGGTTTAAAGAAGGGGTTTGTCCACGTGATTGATGATGAGACACAGTTCAATAGCAGCCTTGGCCTGAATGTTATAAGAGGCATGCTAGAGTTGCCTGCAGAAGACATGCATCGCCGTGGACGATATGAGCCAGTGGAAGCGCAAAAGCAAGCCGTTAAGAGGTTTGATCAAGATTGGGCGCCGTTTGACTGGACAAAACAGCTTCATCAATCCTAA